The Nitrososphaerota archaeon genome has a segment encoding these proteins:
- a CDS encoding glycine--tRNA ligase, which yields MSYDEIYKLALERGFFSPSCEIYSDFQAGFWEYGPTGVALRNNYVSLWRRELVRRDGMVEIDGTQIMSKNVFVASGHLESFADPIVVCTKCGTTVRADRMISERAGGSLPERLPDDQYDALIAKHNLKCTNCKGDYGKVRRFNMMFRVGIGPKDDDAYLRPETCQSIFVDAPRLFKTMRLKLPIGFAQFGKSFRNEIAPRQSLVRLREFYQAEIEVFFNPKTANNLAKFQEVKHVKLPIQRADGSFVEITAEESINQNIVPNQLVAYYLALLIEFYSRTGIDIKKARFRELNEEDRAFYALAAFDFEVQTSLGWMELVACNYRSDYDMGRHAKVSNHDLTVLDGEEKVMPHIFEISMGIDRSIYCVLEHAYAKETEREVLRIKSYLAPITAGIFPLVSKEGLPEKAQQIFSSLKKDFAVFYDESGSIGRRYRRQDEIGTPACLTVDFDTMKDNTVTIRDRDSMSQKRIKVEEIRSHLSSLQG from the coding sequence ATGAGTTACGACGAGATTTACAAGCTGGCATTGGAACGGGGCTTCTTTTCGCCTAGTTGCGAGATTTATTCCGACTTCCAAGCAGGGTTCTGGGAATACGGCCCGACTGGAGTTGCTCTTAGAAATAACTACGTCAGCCTGTGGAGGAGAGAACTAGTCAGAAGGGATGGGATGGTAGAGATTGATGGTACCCAGATAATGTCCAAGAATGTATTCGTTGCTTCCGGTCATCTGGAGAGTTTTGCAGACCCGATAGTAGTCTGCACAAAATGTGGTACAACGGTCAGAGCCGACAGGATGATCTCAGAGAGGGCCGGAGGGTCGCTGCCAGAAAGGCTTCCAGATGATCAATATGACGCTCTAATTGCCAAGCACAATTTGAAATGCACAAACTGTAAGGGTGATTATGGCAAGGTTAGAAGGTTCAACATGATGTTCAGAGTGGGCATTGGTCCAAAAGATGACGATGCATACCTTCGGCCTGAAACCTGCCAAAGTATCTTCGTGGATGCACCAAGGCTTTTCAAGACTATGCGGCTGAAGCTTCCAATCGGGTTTGCTCAGTTTGGCAAGAGTTTCAGGAACGAGATAGCGCCTAGGCAGAGCCTTGTCAGATTAAGGGAATTCTATCAGGCTGAGATTGAAGTGTTTTTCAATCCAAAGACTGCAAACAATCTGGCAAAGTTTCAAGAGGTGAAACATGTCAAGCTTCCCATTCAGAGGGCCGACGGAAGCTTTGTCGAGATAACGGCGGAAGAAAGCATTAACCAGAATATAGTGCCAAACCAATTGGTAGCGTATTACCTTGCCCTGCTGATAGAATTTTACAGCAGGACAGGCATAGACATCAAGAAGGCCAGGTTCAGAGAGCTCAATGAAGAGGATAGGGCATTCTATGCCTTAGCGGCATTCGATTTTGAGGTACAAACATCATTGGGCTGGATGGAACTCGTCGCATGCAACTACAGGTCGGATTATGACATGGGAAGGCATGCGAAGGTCAGCAATCATGACTTGACCGTGCTTGACGGCGAAGAAAAGGTGATGCCACATATTTTTGAAATCTCGATGGGCATCGATAGGAGCATTTACTGCGTTCTGGAGCACGCGTACGCAAAGGAGACTGAAAGAGAAGTCTTAAGGATAAAATCCTACCTTGCACCGATAACTGCAGGAATATTCCCTCTTGTAAGTAAGGAAGGACTACCAGAAAAGGCACAGCAGATTTTCAGTTCGTTGAAAAAAGATTTTGCAGTGTTCTATGATGAATCGGGCTCCATAGGCAGAAGGTATAGGAGGCAGGACGAGATCGGCACTCCTGCATGCTTGACAGTTGATTTTGACAC
- a CDS encoding zinc-ribbon domain-containing protein: MKFCPECGTQRADENVKFCSNCGYSFVGAAAQTPSPPSEVPKTPEPPVEYDTVQTDVDTGFSLEQEERIMRITPCKKKAFAAVKDGTLYITSRRVAFMAVPPLQKLGSFLGKQSPPTKDMEFYHKGLVKAEASGAEVKLSYASQDGKSASDVYVIGTKASEVAQQLMNVHLQSMTGQIAVPQTPIIDSYDHAGPVKSVLGIGAELLFKKLQKLTEEADKAFAEAAKEGDKGIEDGAKGREAEQKVAEIFEAKKYRILGRNLRLLNREIDLVVARGDKVYLVECKFKSSPLGVKEVDSYLDLYRRLRDSQQRIEGERINRLLFVAPIGGISRDAQSRLSGERMNYEIWDHSRWKEEAQKIDN, translated from the coding sequence ATGAAATTCTGCCCAGAATGCGGAACTCAGAGAGCGGATGAAAATGTCAAATTCTGTTCCAATTGCGGGTATTCTTTTGTAGGTGCGGCTGCTCAAACTCCAAGCCCTCCTTCTGAAGTTCCAAAAACTCCTGAACCCCCCGTAGAATATGATACTGTACAGACAGATGTAGATACTGGCTTTTCGCTGGAACAGGAGGAACGGATCATGAGAATTACTCCTTGCAAGAAGAAAGCATTTGCAGCGGTCAAAGACGGAACTTTGTATATCACTTCAAGGAGAGTAGCTTTCATGGCAGTACCTCCCTTGCAGAAATTGGGTAGTTTTCTAGGTAAGCAATCTCCTCCTACTAAGGATATGGAATTTTATCATAAAGGATTGGTCAAGGCTGAAGCTTCTGGAGCTGAAGTGAAACTGTCATATGCTTCACAAGATGGAAAATCGGCTTCAGATGTTTATGTTATAGGAACAAAAGCTTCAGAAGTAGCTCAGCAGCTGATGAACGTACACTTACAGTCAATGACAGGGCAAATAGCAGTTCCACAAACACCGATTATAGACTCCTATGATCACGCTGGTCCTGTAAAATCCGTACTTGGAATAGGTGCTGAACTCCTCTTCAAAAAACTCCAGAAGCTTACAGAGGAGGCCGATAAGGCATTTGCCGAGGCTGCAAAAGAAGGCGATAAAGGGATAGAAGATGGGGCCAAAGGTAGGGAAGCGGAACAGAAGGTGGCAGAAATTTTTGAAGCAAAGAAGTACCGAATACTGGGTAGAAACTTACGACTGCTCAACCGTGAAATCGACCTCGTAGTTGCCCGTGGTGATAAGGTGTATTTGGTAGAGTGCAAATTCAAGAGTTCACCACTTGGAGTAAAAGAAGTGGACAGTTATCTTGACCTATATCGTAGGTTGAGAGACTCACAGCAGAGAATAGAAGGTGAGAGGATTAACAGACTCTTATTCGTTGCACCAATTGGGGGGATAAGTAGAGATGCCCAATCGCGCCTTTCAGGAGAACGAATGAATTATGAAATCTGGGATCATAGCAGATGGAAAGAGGAAGCGCAAAAAATAGATAACTGA
- the glmM gene encoding phosphoglucosamine mutase has protein sequence MEQKRLFGTNGIRGIPGKDLTLEFVAEMGLAIGTFFNKGTILIAHDVRNSSPTLARSMMAGLEEAGIDVALAGLLPTPAAQFGIRRFGYDGGVIITASHNPPEYNGIKVCSSNGVEVTREDERAIEKIYYDKSFKRADWKTIGQSTEEPRGIRNYLDGVISKVNADAIRKRKLTVVMDTGNGAQSIAAPHIGEKLGCKLISLNGHPDGNFPGRGAEPTPETLSALSKAVIEYNADFGVGYDGDGDRSIFCDEKGVIHYGDRSGAVLTDHVLRTRGAGLVVTTIATSQVIDDIAEKHGAKVLRTRVGSVDVSKEMITKKAIFGLEENGGCFFAPHIEIRDGGMTAALMMELLAMSKEPLSSLIAKLPKYHQMKLKFECPIDKRLKVIEETKQKAQGKLDTSDGLKVLDGKAWILLRPSGTEPILRLFGESDNKEKLETMMQRYKEMVLAATKALHG, from the coding sequence ATGGAGCAGAAGCGACTTTTCGGCACGAACGGCATCCGAGGCATACCTGGCAAAGATTTGACGTTAGAATTTGTAGCAGAAATGGGCTTGGCAATTGGAACATTCTTCAATAAAGGCACTATACTCATCGCTCATGACGTAAGAAACTCATCTCCAACACTAGCAAGGAGTATGATGGCTGGGCTAGAAGAAGCAGGAATAGACGTTGCTTTGGCGGGATTGCTGCCGACTCCAGCAGCGCAGTTCGGAATCAGAAGATTTGGCTATGATGGAGGAGTAATCATAACAGCCTCTCATAACCCTCCAGAATACAATGGTATCAAGGTCTGCAGTTCCAATGGAGTAGAAGTAACCAGAGAGGATGAAAGAGCAATTGAAAAAATCTACTACGACAAGAGTTTCAAGAGGGCTGACTGGAAGACCATAGGCCAATCAACAGAAGAGCCAAGAGGGATAAGAAACTACCTTGATGGCGTAATATCAAAAGTTAATGCCGATGCGATAAGGAAGAGGAAACTTACAGTTGTAATGGATACTGGCAATGGAGCACAGAGCATTGCCGCACCACATATTGGAGAGAAACTGGGATGCAAACTCATAAGCCTCAACGGACATCCAGACGGGAACTTCCCCGGTAGAGGTGCGGAACCAACGCCAGAGACACTCTCTGCACTCTCCAAGGCTGTCATAGAGTACAATGCGGATTTTGGAGTGGGATACGATGGAGACGGAGACAGGTCGATATTCTGCGACGAAAAGGGAGTCATTCATTATGGCGACAGAAGTGGGGCAGTATTGACGGATCATGTGCTCAGAACTAGGGGTGCAGGCTTAGTAGTGACTACGATAGCAACGTCGCAAGTTATCGACGACATTGCAGAAAAGCATGGTGCAAAGGTCCTCCGCACTAGAGTAGGCAGCGTCGATGTCAGCAAGGAAATGATAACCAAGAAAGCCATATTCGGCTTGGAAGAAAACGGAGGTTGCTTCTTCGCTCCACATATAGAAATAAGGGATGGAGGGATGACTGCTGCTTTGATGATGGAGCTCCTTGCAATGTCGAAAGAACCTCTTTCGTCATTGATTGCCAAACTCCCAAAGTATCATCAGATGAAGTTAAAGTTTGAATGCCCTATCGATAAACGCCTGAAAGTGATTGAAGAAACGAAACAGAAGGCTCAAGGGAAGCTAGATACAAGCGATGGCTTGAAAGTTTTGGACGGAAAGGCATGGATTCTCTTAAGGCCTAGCGGTACCGAACCAATACTCAGGCTTTTTGGCGAATCAGACAATAAGGAAAAGCTTGAAACAATGATGCAGAGGTACAAAGAAATGGTGCTTGCAGCGACAAAAGCTTTGCACGGTTAA
- a CDS encoding SDR family NAD(P)-dependent oxidoreductase has translation MSLAGKVAIVTGSSMGIGEAIAKKLLKDGTKVVLADVKESTWQVPADASHIKCDVSNANDVQLVIKTATEKWKRLDIIVNNAGIYPFMPLGDVQVCC, from the coding sequence ATGAGCCTAGCTGGCAAAGTTGCCATTGTAACTGGTAGCAGCATGGGTATTGGAGAAGCCATAGCCAAGAAACTTCTGAAGGATGGAACGAAAGTCGTCCTTGCTGATGTTAAAGAGTCTACATGGCAGGTTCCTGCAGACGCTTCGCATATCAAATGCGATGTTTCCAATGCAAATGATGTTCAATTAGTAATTAAAACAGCGACAGAGAAATGGAAGAGGCTGGACATAATAGTGAACAACGCAGGGATCTATCCCTTCATGCCTCTTGGCGATGTACAAGTCTGCTGCTGA
- the thiL gene encoding thiamine-phosphate kinase: protein MARLDETGIIELFVKTLGHPKSPFSRIGDDVPYFPSSGDLTVLKSDMLVAKTDVPKQMKLWQASRKSVIMCASDMLVKGATPLCFMLSLGIPRTYKTGDIRDLAKGVKMARDELGIEFVGGDTNECDDLVIDCTMLGSAKSIVTRAGAHVGDAVYVSGEFGLTPSGLKILQKGFEASAEFKERALQSVLMPKVKTNFASIIRDYATASIDSSDGLALSLHQIVESSNVEIELEELPFAKGVKEFAKANNTNADTLVLYGGEEYEMVFCVNRENTAKVERACKELGHRAIRIGVVKKGSGVFLNGSKVERKGWIHFKSHI from the coding sequence ATGGCTCGGCTAGATGAAACAGGGATCATAGAACTATTTGTCAAGACTCTAGGACACCCAAAGAGCCCTTTTTCGAGGATCGGTGATGATGTCCCATATTTTCCAAGCTCTGGTGATCTCACAGTTCTAAAGAGTGACATGCTCGTTGCGAAAACCGATGTACCAAAGCAGATGAAACTATGGCAGGCTTCAAGGAAATCCGTGATAATGTGTGCCAGCGACATGCTGGTAAAAGGTGCAACCCCTCTCTGCTTTATGCTGTCTTTAGGAATACCACGCACCTACAAAACTGGCGATATCAGAGATCTGGCAAAAGGTGTCAAGATGGCCAGAGACGAATTAGGGATAGAGTTTGTGGGAGGGGATACCAACGAGTGCGACGACCTTGTGATAGACTGTACCATGCTTGGGAGCGCGAAATCCATTGTTACCAGGGCGGGCGCCCATGTTGGTGACGCTGTCTATGTTTCTGGCGAGTTTGGGCTGACACCCTCTGGGCTAAAGATTTTGCAAAAAGGGTTCGAAGCAAGTGCCGAATTCAAGGAACGGGCTCTCCAGAGTGTTCTGATGCCCAAAGTGAAAACGAATTTTGCAAGCATAATACGAGACTATGCAACTGCATCAATAGATTCAAGCGACGGTCTGGCACTGTCCCTGCACCAAATTGTAGAATCCAGCAATGTGGAGATCGAACTTGAAGAACTGCCTTTTGCAAAGGGCGTTAAAGAGTTTGCAAAGGCTAACAACACCAATGCAGACACGCTTGTTCTCTATGGAGGGGAGGAGTATGAAATGGTCTTCTGTGTTAATAGGGAAAATACTGCAAAGGTTGAGAGGGCCTGCAAAGAATTAGGCCATCGTGCGATAAGAATAGGCGTTGTAAAAAAGGGCAGCGGAGTTTTCCTGAATGGTAGTAAGGTGGAAAGAAAAGGCTGGATACACTTCAAATCGCATATCTAG
- a CDS encoding phosphomannomutase, producing MPILTISGLRGIVPSDLQTNDFLKAGSAFGHFIQGGTCVVGRDTRKSGQMAANAVIAGLLSKGCRVLDIGITSTPAVFREVKTRNIEGGISVTSSHNPPEWNGAKFIVKPGRGVFEDELLEIKENMGSDDFKNGALFTDETSYPSDIVSFIGGNMCKGVKVAVDLGGGAGCVFLPPALQRLGADVVSLNAVPGIFSRTIDPTADPLDELSSTVKANKCDIGFGYDCDVDRLVIMDSRGEKLPADYTLIFGLRYIAEKEGLAKACISVDTSLSVVKYLNSIKAKIYRAKVGEANVLKCMLDNKCTSGGEGSSGGFIYSPINMCRDGLLISSIVLRLVAKYGSLEKVLEGVETFKQERIKLHCSRDMTPKVMSILQKRLPDAQKIDGIGISGEESWVLIRPSNTEDVIRLSVEAKTSQKAKDIAAEYAGIIESAIKVA from the coding sequence TTGCCCATACTAACAATCTCTGGCCTAAGAGGCATAGTGCCTTCAGACCTGCAGACAAATGATTTCCTGAAAGCAGGCTCCGCTTTTGGTCATTTCATACAGGGAGGAACGTGTGTCGTTGGAAGAGATACAAGAAAATCTGGTCAGATGGCTGCCAACGCTGTAATTGCAGGGTTGTTATCAAAGGGCTGCAGAGTTTTGGATATTGGGATTACTTCCACGCCGGCTGTGTTCAGAGAGGTCAAAACAAGAAACATTGAAGGAGGCATTTCTGTTACATCGTCGCATAACCCGCCAGAATGGAACGGCGCGAAATTCATAGTGAAGCCCGGTAGAGGGGTTTTCGAAGACGAATTACTGGAAATCAAGGAAAACATGGGCAGCGATGACTTCAAAAATGGAGCGCTCTTCACCGACGAAACCTCATATCCCTCTGACATAGTTTCATTCATCGGAGGCAACATGTGCAAGGGAGTAAAGGTTGCTGTAGACCTTGGAGGCGGTGCAGGTTGCGTCTTTCTTCCCCCAGCTCTTCAAAGGCTCGGTGCTGATGTAGTAAGCCTGAACGCTGTGCCTGGGATATTTTCCCGCACAATAGACCCTACGGCAGACCCTCTCGATGAGCTTTCAAGCACAGTAAAAGCGAACAAGTGCGATATTGGATTTGGTTATGACTGTGATGTCGACAGGCTTGTCATAATGGATAGTAGAGGGGAAAAGCTGCCGGCAGACTATACCTTGATTTTTGGGCTGAGATACATAGCAGAGAAGGAAGGCCTTGCAAAAGCCTGCATAAGCGTCGATACATCACTGTCCGTTGTAAAATATCTCAACTCGATCAAAGCCAAAATATACAGGGCAAAGGTTGGAGAGGCGAATGTCCTCAAATGCATGTTGGATAACAAATGCACATCAGGAGGGGAAGGGAGCAGCGGAGGGTTCATCTATTCTCCGATCAATATGTGCAGAGATGGGCTACTAATTTCATCGATTGTTCTCAGGCTTGTCGCCAAATACGGGAGCCTCGAAAAGGTTCTGGAAGGTGTCGAGACATTCAAGCAAGAAAGAATAAAGCTGCATTGCAGCAGAGATATGACTCCAAAGGTAATGTCAATCTTGCAGAAGAGGCTCCCTGATGCGCAGAAAATTGATGGGATAGGGATATCTGGGGAAGAATCATGGGTCCTGATAAGGCCGTCAAATACCGAGGATGTCATCCGCCTGTCCGTCGAAGCCAAGACATCTCAAAAGGCCAAAGATATTGCTGCTGAATATGCGGGTATAATAGAGTCTGCAATAAAAGTTGCATGA
- a CDS encoding fibronectin-binding domain-containing protein, producing MEIASVELYNVILNIAKELQGYYVNNVYAISPTSILIKLHHPIQPEKQLVISPDRGLWLTKYEFESASVGSFLKTSRTHLERVRFVQALQPAGERIAVLEFEGTNEIVKVIGEFFGGGNLVLTDKDSRIIACLRTIRVRHRRIVQGEKYALPPSRGIDFFHVKFEDIMRAKESSLEVARWLGREVSLSRKYVEEVLARAHVDKKANAKNLTNSDFISIYASCRKLADILSSNQLKGIIILDNSVPSDFAPPDMITLVGKTLIEKKSFVEAIDEVLSFDLKQELESSTNKDQLAKIQELDKSIQEQAKKREDAIAIAMKLRASANLIMQKWMNRVLRIGEMQNEFSAEPVKASLSMGKLLLKFGEDSMELKDGMSTMKITSRLFDEAKRLEAKSKLIEQAEAKLQEQKQIYLLQIQKKESKETFEMREEPSWFERYRWFSTSENLLAIGGRDAHSNAAIIRKHLANNDIVLHAEIVGSPFFIIKNAAQANMVSIEEAAKAVVSFSRAWREGIKVADAYWVNPEQVKLQAPTGMFLPKGSFLIEGKRNYIKSIKLEVAVGACNVEDRDTLMAGPISAIQRHCSAYVLITPENLKATDTAKKVKAEIIALLDEENAKIYKKIPLDDFVRVLPAGGGRVIGKGRGQKD from the coding sequence ATGGAGATTGCTAGCGTCGAGCTGTACAATGTGATACTGAACATAGCGAAGGAACTGCAAGGGTACTATGTAAATAACGTTTATGCGATTTCACCTACAAGTATTCTAATCAAACTGCACCATCCAATTCAGCCAGAAAAACAACTGGTCATTTCTCCAGATAGAGGGCTGTGGCTTACAAAATATGAATTTGAAAGCGCCTCAGTAGGGAGTTTTCTAAAGACGTCACGCACACACCTTGAGCGGGTAAGATTTGTTCAAGCTCTGCAACCAGCAGGAGAAAGAATTGCGGTTTTGGAATTTGAAGGTACCAATGAGATAGTCAAAGTCATCGGGGAATTTTTTGGAGGAGGTAACCTGGTACTCACAGACAAAGACAGCAGGATCATAGCTTGTTTGCGGACCATAAGGGTCAGGCACAGGAGAATTGTACAGGGGGAAAAGTACGCTCTGCCTCCTAGCAGAGGTATAGACTTCTTTCATGTGAAATTTGAAGATATCATGAGAGCAAAGGAAAGCAGTCTGGAGGTAGCAAGATGGTTGGGGAGAGAGGTTTCGCTCTCAAGAAAGTATGTAGAAGAGGTGTTGGCTAGAGCACATGTGGATAAAAAAGCCAATGCAAAGAATCTTACTAATTCTGATTTTATAAGTATATACGCATCATGCAGAAAACTTGCCGATATTCTTTCAAGCAACCAATTAAAAGGCATAATAATCCTTGACAACTCTGTCCCGTCAGATTTTGCTCCACCAGATATGATTACGCTTGTGGGGAAAACGCTAATCGAAAAAAAATCCTTTGTTGAGGCTATAGATGAGGTTCTATCATTCGATCTGAAACAGGAGCTGGAATCCTCTACGAATAAGGACCAACTAGCAAAGATACAAGAACTTGATAAATCCATTCAAGAGCAGGCTAAAAAAAGAGAGGACGCTATCGCGATAGCAATGAAATTGCGTGCAAGCGCTAATCTCATAATGCAAAAGTGGATGAACAGGGTTCTGCGAATAGGTGAGATGCAGAATGAATTTTCTGCTGAACCTGTCAAGGCGTCTTTGAGCATGGGTAAGCTCTTGCTGAAATTCGGCGAGGATTCTATGGAGCTTAAGGATGGAATGTCTACAATGAAGATTACTTCAAGACTATTTGACGAGGCGAAGAGACTCGAAGCAAAAAGCAAATTGATTGAACAGGCAGAGGCAAAACTGCAAGAACAAAAACAGATATACCTGCTACAAATACAGAAAAAAGAATCAAAAGAAACGTTTGAAATGCGAGAGGAACCTTCATGGTTTGAGCGCTATAGATGGTTTAGCACATCTGAAAATTTGCTAGCTATTGGAGGAAGGGACGCACATTCTAACGCAGCAATAATCAGAAAACATCTCGCAAACAATGACATAGTTCTGCATGCCGAGATAGTAGGTTCTCCATTTTTCATAATAAAAAACGCAGCTCAGGCAAATATGGTTTCCATAGAAGAGGCGGCAAAGGCGGTAGTCTCATTCAGTAGGGCTTGGAGAGAAGGTATCAAAGTTGCAGATGCGTATTGGGTTAATCCAGAACAGGTCAAGCTCCAAGCGCCTACAGGTATGTTTCTCCCCAAGGGAAGCTTCCTAATAGAGGGAAAAAGGAACTACATTAAATCAATAAAACTTGAAGTTGCAGTAGGAGCATGCAACGTCGAAGACAGGGACACGCTAATGGCCGGCCCTATTAGCGCCATTCAGAGACATTGCTCAGCGTACGTCTTGATTACCCCAGAAAACCTGAAAGCTACAGACACAGCAAAAAAGGTCAAAGCCGAAATAATAGCTCTCCTTGATGAAGAGAATGCAAAGATCTACAAGAAAATCCCTCTCGATGATTTTGTAAGGGTGCTCCCTGCAGGAGGGGGCAGGGTTATTGGAAAAGGTAGAGGGCAAAAGGATTAA
- a CDS encoding amidohydrolase family protein — MTTINLVNGKVWFDSKFIETGISISDGVIKKIAKEHKLPEADSKFDVKGKMIFPGFIDTHTHLRDAGYSYKEDFGSGTSAAVAGGFTTVLDMPNTSPPITRAEALRKRIQNAKGKIYCDVGFYSTTNDPSMVTELAEESVAFKAYLHKAIDSVMFDPEKIENLIVSARKSGRLVCFHAEDRNLIDKNAKTPEEHLDAHPVRAEVSAIEQVIRIASKTQGKVHICHLSTKEGLELIRKARKFGVDISCEATPHHMLLDSTTVAELGGIAVVEPPLRTAIDSAAILDGVSAGLIPIIATDHAPHALREKGNENPHPGFPQLETLVGLLFTLVNQGRISVKRAISAITENPASRFNLDKIGAMKEGFRANLTILDPKKNWKIDSGIFYTKARYSPFNGRIVRGKVFATIIRGRVVYEEGEIVSKPDGEVVYAKVRS, encoded by the coding sequence TTGACAACGATTAACCTAGTAAACGGAAAGGTCTGGTTTGACAGTAAGTTTATCGAAACAGGAATCTCTATCAGCGATGGTGTTATTAAGAAAATCGCAAAAGAGCACAAACTTCCTGAAGCCGATAGCAAATTTGACGTAAAAGGCAAAATGATATTCCCCGGGTTTATTGATACTCATACACATCTAAGAGACGCTGGATATTCTTACAAGGAAGACTTTGGAAGTGGGACTTCGGCAGCGGTTGCTGGCGGATTTACCACAGTTCTTGATATGCCAAACACTTCTCCTCCGATAACTAGGGCGGAAGCATTAAGAAAGAGAATCCAAAATGCAAAAGGCAAAATATACTGCGATGTTGGATTCTACAGCACTACTAATGACCCGTCGATGGTTACAGAGCTTGCAGAAGAAAGCGTAGCCTTCAAGGCATACCTGCATAAAGCAATCGACAGTGTAATGTTTGACCCAGAAAAGATAGAAAACTTGATAGTTTCGGCTAGGAAAAGCGGGCGTTTGGTTTGCTTTCATGCTGAAGATCGCAATTTAATTGATAAGAATGCAAAGACCCCCGAAGAACACCTTGACGCACATCCAGTAAGGGCGGAAGTTTCAGCAATAGAGCAAGTTATCAGAATCGCTTCAAAAACCCAAGGCAAAGTGCACATATGTCATTTATCTACTAAGGAAGGTTTAGAGCTTATACGCAAAGCAAGGAAGTTTGGAGTAGACATATCCTGTGAAGCAACACCTCATCATATGCTATTGGATTCTACAACTGTTGCTGAACTTGGGGGGATAGCGGTTGTTGAACCCCCATTGCGTACTGCAATTGATTCTGCAGCCATTCTTGATGGAGTTTCTGCAGGTCTGATACCGATAATTGCTACTGACCATGCGCCGCATGCGTTAAGAGAAAAAGGAAATGAGAACCCGCATCCCGGATTTCCACAACTCGAAACTCTGGTAGGGTTGCTCTTCACATTGGTCAATCAAGGAAGGATATCGGTGAAACGTGCGATAAGTGCGATAACAGAAAATCCTGCGTCGAGGTTCAATCTTGACAAAATTGGCGCAATGAAGGAAGGATTCAGGGCGAATCTGACTATCCTCGATCCAAAGAAGAACTGGAAGATTGATTCTGGTATCTTCTATACGAAGGCTCGGTATTCTCCGTTTAATGGGAGGATCGTACGGGGGAAGGTCTTTGCCACGATAATTCGAGGGAGGGTGGTTTACGAAGAAGGTGAGATTGTATCGAAACCAGATGGAGAGGTAGTCTACGCAAAAGTTCGTAGCTGA
- a CDS encoding TIGR00296 family protein, with amino-acid sequence MELDGETGIFLVSLARSTAEKYIVNGRLDNVSKEQPTISKTKAGAFVTISSVINGEKELRGCIGFPYPDEPLMEAIMHASKAAATEDPRFPPLTKNELDKVVFEVSVLTPPELIQVKSPKELPRHIDVGKDGLIVEWSFGRGLLLPQVPVEYGWDSQEFLENACMKAGATPDIWLLSNTKVYKFKAIIFEEVFPRGRVERKNL; translated from the coding sequence ATGGAGTTGGACGGCGAAACTGGTATATTCCTTGTTTCACTGGCTAGGAGTACGGCAGAAAAGTATATTGTAAATGGAAGGCTGGACAATGTATCGAAAGAACAACCTACCATTTCGAAAACTAAAGCTGGAGCTTTTGTTACTATCAGTAGCGTAATTAATGGGGAAAAAGAGTTGAGAGGATGCATAGGCTTTCCATACCCTGACGAACCTTTGATGGAGGCCATAATGCACGCATCAAAAGCAGCAGCCACCGAAGACCCTAGGTTCCCCCCTCTAACAAAGAATGAGCTTGACAAAGTCGTCTTCGAAGTGAGCGTATTGACTCCACCAGAACTGATTCAGGTCAAATCTCCCAAAGAGCTACCAAGACATATCGATGTCGGTAAAGATGGTCTAATAGTCGAATGGTCTTTCGGTCGAGGGTTATTGTTACCTCAGGTGCCCGTAGAATATGGATGGGATTCGCAGGAGTTTCTTGAAAACGCCTGCATGAAAGCCGGGGCAACTCCTGACATATGGCTTCTTAGCAACACAAAGGTTTACAAGTTCAAGGCGATAATTTTCGAAGAGGTCTTTCCTAGAGGCAGAGTGGAAAGAAAGAACCTATAG
- a CDS encoding GNAT family N-acetyltransferase: protein MVSVMNYMEKLSKIVPEMNNGKIREFTMKDYNEVTWLWQKVGLVEKRESPKEVFVEQQKVAKDLFLVYEIDKKVVGTVIGGWDGWRAWIYRIAVASKYQRRGIASKLLVEVTRRLSKKGGRKFRALIVSDNNKSKTLFKSLGFRIHGNILMVAKDGKD, encoded by the coding sequence GTGGTTAGCGTAATGAACTACATGGAGAAGCTGTCTAAGATAGTCCCTGAGATGAACAATGGGAAGATAAGGGAATTCACAATGAAGGATTACAATGAGGTTACATGGCTATGGCAAAAAGTGGGCTTAGTAGAAAAAAGAGAGAGTCCTAAGGAAGTGTTTGTTGAACAGCAGAAAGTTGCCAAGGATTTGTTCCTCGTTTATGAAATTGATAAGAAGGTTGTTGGGACAGTGATTGGAGGGTGGGATGGCTGGCGAGCATGGATTTACAGAATTGCAGTTGCATCCAAATATCAAAGGAGAGGCATAGCCTCAAAATTGCTCGTGGAGGTTACAAGGAGGCTTTCCAAGAAGGGCGGAAGAAAGTTTAGAGCGTTAATAGTTTCTGACAATAATAAATCGAAAACGCTGTTCAAGAGCTTGGGCTTCCGTATCCATGGCAATATACTTATGGTAGCCAAGGACGGCAAAGATTAG